A window of Oxobacter pfennigii contains these coding sequences:
- a CDS encoding QueT transporter family protein has translation MNKNLKFLVQAAVIAAIYAVLTIALGSLGSQVIQVRVSEAMTVLPFLTPAAIPGLFVGCIISNIVTGAGIWDVIFGSLATLLAAFATYKMPKKILAPLPPVIINAVVVGVLLGYLYSVPYWFAILTVGAGELISCYVIGYPLLLVLEKYKEKLFFKTSFSRKSN, from the coding sequence ATGAATAAAAATTTAAAATTCCTGGTTCAGGCAGCAGTCATTGCTGCCATATACGCAGTACTTACCATCGCTTTAGGGTCTTTAGGCTCCCAGGTGATACAAGTAAGGGTATCGGAAGCTATGACTGTACTCCCCTTTTTAACACCGGCAGCCATACCAGGGCTCTTTGTAGGCTGTATTATATCCAATATAGTCACAGGCGCGGGAATATGGGATGTAATATTCGGAAGTCTGGCTACTTTGCTGGCCGCCTTTGCAACCTATAAAATGCCTAAAAAGATCCTAGCCCCTCTTCCTCCGGTTATAATAAATGCTGTGGTGGTCGGAGTCCTTTTAGGTTATCTTTATTCCGTTCCCTATTGGTTTGCAATTTTAACGGTGGGTGCCGGTGAATTGATTTCCTGTTATGTCATAGGTTATCCACTGCTTTTGGTATTGGAAAAGTATAAGGAAAAATTGTTTTTTAAAACCAGCTTTTCAAGGAAAAGTAATTAA
- a CDS encoding toll/interleukin-1 receptor domain-containing protein, whose amino-acid sequence MDKPTIFISHIAEEKALAGSLRKIVISSFRDMVNVFVSSDPECIPAGQDWYKKVMKNLKNCKMMIILCSTKSIKRSWINFEAGAGCVRGIPVIPLCHSGMKPSQLPTPLSSLQALEASEPLIKERIFQVVAGAVGSSIPEGADFTGFIEELKKFELGNGISSSVIYINYEGLDIYRTGDIVSFDRDESLRYKWDGKKYILNKFKKGREYKHFVLCDYREKERIISIINSTGYYFVTGSGSRDEKDDKVRVWFIIKDKPTSGYAEYINNIEE is encoded by the coding sequence ATGGATAAGCCTACCATATTTATATCTCATATAGCTGAAGAAAAAGCCTTGGCTGGAAGTTTACGAAAGATAGTCATATCAAGCTTTAGAGATATGGTAAATGTTTTTGTGTCTTCTGATCCAGAATGCATACCTGCCGGGCAAGACTGGTATAAAAAAGTTATGAAGAATTTAAAAAATTGTAAAATGATGATAATATTATGCAGTACAAAATCCATAAAAAGATCCTGGATTAATTTTGAGGCTGGCGCCGGATGCGTGAGAGGCATTCCGGTTATTCCATTATGTCATTCCGGTATGAAACCGTCGCAGCTTCCCACGCCGTTATCCTCGCTTCAAGCCCTAGAAGCTTCCGAACCTTTAATAAAAGAGCGGATTTTTCAAGTGGTTGCCGGTGCTGTAGGATCAAGTATACCTGAAGGTGCAGATTTTACCGGTTTTATTGAGGAATTAAAAAAATTCGAACTAGGTAATGGTATTAGCAGTTCTGTGATTTATATCAATTATGAGGGGTTGGATATTTACCGGACCGGAGATATTGTGTCTTTTGATAGAGATGAGAGTCTGCGATATAAGTGGGATGGTAAAAAATATATTTTAAATAAGTTTAAAAAAGGAAGAGAATACAAGCATTTTGTACTTTGTGATTATAGGGAAAAAGAAAGAATTATATCAATTATAAATTCTACCGGTTACTATTTCGTTACAGGAAGCGGAAGCAGGGATGAGAAGGATGACAAAGTAAGAGTGTGGTTCATAATTAAAGACAAACCTACAAGCGGTTACGCTGAATATATAAATAATATTGAAGAATGA
- a CDS encoding PH domain-containing protein: protein MGLMDGLLGNASEVKISDVQKEYANILSTTENIEKAYKLIRDMFIFTDKRLILVDKQGVTGKKTEYHSIPYKSITHFSIETSGHFDLDAELKIWLSGMPVPIEKKFNKSLNIYELQSVLAAYVLK, encoded by the coding sequence ATGGGATTAATGGATGGATTATTAGGCAATGCTTCAGAGGTAAAAATAAGTGATGTGCAAAAAGAGTATGCAAACATATTAAGCACAACTGAAAACATAGAAAAAGCTTACAAGCTCATCCGTGATATGTTTATATTTACTGATAAAAGGCTTATACTGGTGGATAAACAGGGAGTGACAGGCAAAAAAACTGAATATCATTCCATACCTTATAAAAGCATAACCCACTTCAGCATAGAGACCTCAGGCCATTTTGATTTGGATGCAGAACTTAAAATATGGCTTTCCGGAATGCCGGTACCCATAGAAAAGAAATTCAATAAAAGCCTTAACATATATGAACTTCAAAGCGTATTAGCTGCTTATGTATTAAAGTAA
- a CDS encoding DUF2284 domain-containing protein encodes MMKIEEIIFRERENFNIHEYAFLKPADVIFSDEVRMFCEKNGCGMHGTSWACPPATGSVAECRKLCNKYKNAFIFSSVTKLESSYDIKGWRTARITHEAITDKVVKIFRREFKNPLILSTEGCTVCKKCSYPDNPCRFPDRMYPATEGFGILVMQQASLCNMKYNNGPETVTYFSMVFF; translated from the coding sequence ATGATGAAAATTGAAGAAATTATTTTCCGGGAAAGAGAAAATTTTAATATCCATGAATATGCCTTTTTGAAGCCCGCTGATGTTATCTTTTCAGATGAAGTAAGGATGTTTTGTGAAAAGAACGGCTGCGGTATGCACGGCACTTCCTGGGCTTGCCCGCCTGCAACAGGGAGTGTAGCGGAATGCAGAAAACTATGCAACAAATATAAAAATGCTTTTATTTTCAGTTCAGTTACCAAGCTTGAAAGCTCTTATGATATAAAGGGCTGGCGTACTGCCAGAATAACCCATGAAGCCATTACTGATAAAGTAGTAAAAATATTCAGAAGGGAATTTAAAAATCCTCTTATACTTTCTACAGAAGGGTGCACTGTATGCAAAAAATGCTCTTACCCTGATAACCCCTGCAGATTTCCCGACCGTATGTATCCGGCAACAGAAGGCTTTGGCATCTTGGTTATGCAGCAGGCCTCATTGTGCAACATGAAGTACAATAACGGCCCTGAAACGGTGACATATTTCAGCATGGTATTCTTTTAA
- a CDS encoding GNAT family N-acetyltransferase yields the protein MIKLNIMGEEDFINIVKWNENKSYDYLLQWAGPTYNYPLTLEQVENYFLNEVKKPDANIFLYKIQHEHTNKIIGTVELREIDKGNKTGRVCRFLIGEENNRGKGIGRKALKEVLKIGFEDMGFEKITLGVFDFNEPAVRCYKSVGFTEEKFMEKARESSTGYWNMYEMAITKEKWQMINNN from the coding sequence ATGATAAAACTTAATATAATGGGAGAAGAGGATTTTATAAATATAGTAAAATGGAACGAAAATAAGTCTTATGATTATTTATTGCAATGGGCAGGACCAACATATAATTACCCTTTGACGTTGGAGCAGGTCGAGAACTATTTCTTAAATGAAGTAAAAAAGCCGGATGCCAATATATTTCTTTATAAAATACAGCATGAACATACAAATAAAATTATTGGCACTGTTGAATTGCGGGAAATAGACAAAGGTAATAAAACTGGCAGAGTATGCAGATTCCTGATTGGAGAAGAAAACAACAGGGGCAAAGGTATAGGGAGAAAGGCATTAAAAGAAGTATTGAAAATTGGTTTTGAAGATATGGGGTTTGAGAAGATAACTCTTGGAGTATTTGATTTTAATGAACCGGCTGTTAGGTGCTATAAAAGTGTAGGGTTTACAGAAGAAAAATTCATGGAAAAAGCGAGGGAGTCGTCCACCGGTTATTGGAATATGTATGAAATGGCAATTACAAAAGAAAAGTGGCAAATGATAAATAACAACTAA
- a CDS encoding HAD family hydrolase, which yields MKADGIIFDLDGTLWDATEGVMHSWNETIEKYKEVKNKLTLDDIKDIMGLTVKDVAAKLFPYIKEELRVKIAMQCCKDECIFLGKYTTFLYEKVEETLKELVKTRKLFIVSNCQGGYIETFFKLHKMEKYFTDYENSERTGLSKGENIKLIMARNNLAHPIYVGDTAGDLKAARLANIPFVYASYGFGKVKEYDYIIKSIDELINVGAVSNDKT from the coding sequence ATGAAAGCAGACGGTATTATTTTTGACCTGGACGGCACTCTTTGGGATGCAACTGAAGGAGTAATGCACTCCTGGAATGAAACTATAGAAAAGTATAAAGAAGTGAAAAATAAACTTACCTTGGATGATATAAAGGATATTATGGGATTGACAGTTAAGGATGTTGCCGCAAAGCTATTCCCTTATATTAAAGAAGAATTAAGGGTAAAAATAGCCATGCAGTGCTGCAAGGATGAATGTATATTTTTAGGGAAATATACAACATTTCTTTATGAAAAAGTAGAGGAAACTTTAAAGGAGCTTGTAAAAACAAGAAAGCTGTTTATAGTAAGCAACTGCCAGGGCGGATATATTGAAACCTTTTTTAAATTGCATAAAATGGAGAAATACTTTACTGACTATGAAAATTCCGAAAGGACAGGATTATCCAAAGGCGAAAACATAAAATTAATCATGGCAAGGAATAACCTGGCTCATCCAATATATGTCGGTGATACCGCAGGAGACTTAAAGGCAGCAAGACTGGCTAATATCCCCTTTGTCTATGCCAGCTATGGCTTTGGGAAAGTAAAGGAATATGATTATATCATTAAAAGCATTGATGAGCTAATTAACGTTGGGGCGGTGTCAAATGATAAAACTTAA
- a CDS encoding NYN domain-containing protein, whose amino-acid sequence MEKDNKIAVLIDADNVSDKYIKYIIDEISNHGTPTYKRIYGDWTKPQLASWKNVLLDYSISPIQQYSYTTGKNSTDSALIIDAMDILYSKNVDGFCIVSSDSDFTRLASRLREAGMYVLGMGEKKTPTPFISACEKFKYLEVLASMSSKPAQASNTKQVNKQEGPKVGMTSKDELIEAIKTIITEISDEDGWAFLGELGSTLNRRYPDFDTRNYGFSKLTPFVSSLNHFEIRSIKTSNPSISLKYIRNKE is encoded by the coding sequence ATGGAAAAGGATAATAAAATTGCAGTTTTGATTGATGCTGATAATGTATCGGATAAATACATAAAATATATAATCGATGAGATATCAAATCATGGGACACCGACATATAAAAGGATATATGGGGATTGGACAAAGCCCCAGCTGGCGTCATGGAAAAATGTACTGCTTGACTATTCAATTAGCCCGATACAACAATATAGTTATACCACAGGTAAAAATTCTACGGATTCGGCTTTGATAATAGATGCCATGGATATATTGTATTCAAAAAACGTTGACGGTTTTTGCATTGTTTCAAGCGACAGTGATTTTACAAGGCTGGCGTCCAGATTAAGAGAAGCGGGCATGTATGTGCTGGGAATGGGAGAAAAGAAAACTCCTACGCCTTTTATCTCGGCGTGTGAAAAGTTTAAATACCTGGAAGTATTGGCTTCCATGTCCTCAAAACCGGCACAGGCTTCAAACACAAAACAAGTTAATAAACAAGAAGGGCCAAAGGTCGGCATGACCAGCAAGGATGAGCTTATAGAAGCCATAAAAACCATTATCACCGAGATATCCGATGAAGACGGTTGGGCGTTTTTAGGGGAATTAGGCAGCACTCTTAATAGGAGATATCCGGATTTTGATACCAGGAACTACGGATTTTCAAAGCTTACACCCTTTGTGTCTTCACTGAATCATTTTGAAATAAGGTCAATAAAAACCAGCAATCCCAGCATAAGTCTTAAGTATATAAGAAATAAAGAATGA
- a CDS encoding AAA family ATPase, whose translation MKIQVIGASGTGKSTLGKYISKKTGVYWIDTDKYLWKDPSFTENYPVEERFEMYNNDIANHQYYIVSGSVHSWNPQGFNDREMLVLLIIDEEIRMKRIYDREFSRFGERMLPDGDHYQLTCEFIDWCKTYLTADENAVNSLANHKLRLKDASCKTLILDGNQPVDILCTHVLNAYWADPSG comes from the coding sequence ATGAAAATACAGGTTATTGGTGCCTCTGGTACAGGAAAAAGTACGCTGGGCAAATATATCAGTAAAAAAACCGGTGTTTATTGGATTGATACGGATAAATATCTATGGAAGGACCCATCTTTTACTGAAAATTATCCAGTTGAAGAACGTTTTGAAATGTATAATAATGACATTGCCAATCATCAGTATTATATTGTCTCGGGGTCGGTGCATTCTTGGAACCCTCAAGGGTTCAATGACAGGGAGATGCTGGTACTATTGATAATAGATGAAGAAATCCGTATGAAAAGAATTTATGACAGAGAGTTTTCAAGATTTGGAGAAAGGATGCTTCCAGATGGAGATCACTATCAGTTAACCTGCGAATTTATAGACTGGTGTAAAACTTATCTGACTGCTGATGAAAATGCAGTGAATTCACTTGCAAATCATAAGCTTCGCTTGAAAGACGCATCATGCAAAACACTGATTTTAGACGGGAATCAGCCGGTAGATATCCTTTGCACACATGTTTTAAATGCATATTGGGCAGATCCGTCCGGGTGA
- a CDS encoding GNAT family N-acetyltransferase, translated as MLNIRSARESEYGILTDIAIKSEAYWGYDSDYMNKFKSVYNVGKEFIRNNITAIIEENDKIVGFYGILTEKNETSLEYFFIESEYIGKGYGKLLWNYMIRNCKEVGIKEFTIVTSPQAKCFYVNMGAIHCGEVESLLKKGRMIPRLIYSVEK; from the coding sequence ATGCTAAACATACGAAGTGCAAGGGAGAGTGAATATGGAATATTAACGGATATAGCTATAAAATCCGAAGCTTATTGGGGATATGATTCTGATTATATGAATAAATTCAAATCCGTTTACAATGTGGGTAAAGAATTTATCAGAAATAATATAACTGCCATTATAGAAGAAAATGATAAGATTGTTGGATTCTATGGCATTTTAACTGAAAAGAATGAGACTTCATTGGAATATTTCTTTATTGAATCTGAATACATAGGAAAAGGCTACGGAAAATTATTATGGAATTATATGATTAGAAACTGTAAAGAGGTTGGCATCAAAGAATTTACCATAGTAACAAGCCCTCAAGCTAAATGTTTTTATGTGAACATGGGAGCGATACATTGCGGTGAAGTAGAATCTCTTCTCAAAAAGGGACGCATGATTCCGCGATTAATTTATTCAGTAGAAAAGTGA
- a CDS encoding GNAT family N-acetyltransferase gives MNIRKAEKNDMEDVFSLICELEERKMDKSNFCTVYLNNLSDSRIHYIVAEQPGKIIGFISIHIQQLLHHAGSIAEIQELIVTEEWQGSGIGHMMFETAKNIASENNCINIEVCSNRRREKSHLFYEKIGMKKSSYKFILQLRRNNNGC, from the coding sequence ATGAATATCCGAAAAGCAGAAAAGAATGATATGGAAGATGTTTTTTCTTTGATTTGTGAGTTGGAGGAAAGGAAGATGGATAAAAGCAATTTTTGTACTGTATATCTAAATAATCTTTCGGATAGTAGAATACATTACATTGTTGCAGAACAGCCGGGAAAAATAATTGGTTTCATAAGTATCCACATCCAGCAGCTTTTGCACCATGCAGGAAGTATTGCTGAAATCCAGGAATTAATTGTTACAGAGGAATGGCAAGGGTCCGGTATCGGACATATGATGTTTGAGACAGCCAAAAATATTGCATCAGAAAATAATTGTATTAATATAGAAGTCTGCAGTAATAGAAGGAGGGAAAAAAGCCATCTTTTTTACGAGAAAATCGGAATGAAAAAATCCTCCTATAAATTTATCTTGCAGTTAAGGAGAAACAATAATGGATGCTGA
- a CDS encoding lactate utilization protein, with translation MDERIKKVISNLQRNNMAGYFVENRKELLNLMALLVKKGEKVGWGDSVTLEETGVFDFIRKGGFIFYDKHQPGLTPDEKREIYLKNFDADTFLTGTNAITLDGKLFNIDGNGSRVAPMLYGPKQVIVVAGINKLTDTVEDAIKRTRQIAAPLDAKRLKKDTPCTKLGKCIDCRHEQRICNDFVLITGQFIKDRIKVILINQTYGF, from the coding sequence ATGGACGAAAGGATAAAAAAAGTAATTTCAAATTTGCAGCGAAACAATATGGCCGGTTACTTTGTTGAGAACAGGAAAGAATTGCTCAATCTCATGGCCTTACTGGTTAAAAAGGGCGAGAAGGTTGGATGGGGAGATTCTGTTACGCTGGAGGAAACGGGGGTGTTTGATTTTATTCGAAAGGGCGGCTTTATTTTTTATGACAAACATCAGCCGGGGCTGACACCGGACGAAAAGCGTGAGATATACTTGAAAAACTTTGATGCGGATACATTCCTGACAGGTACAAACGCCATTACCCTTGATGGAAAGCTGTTCAACATTGACGGAAACGGAAGCCGCGTTGCTCCCATGCTGTACGGACCAAAGCAGGTAATTGTTGTAGCAGGCATCAATAAACTGACGGATACCGTAGAAGATGCTATCAAACGTACGAGGCAGATTGCTGCGCCTTTAGATGCGAAAAGGCTTAAAAAGGATACGCCGTGTACAAAGCTGGGAAAATGTATCGATTGCAGGCATGAGCAAAGGATTTGCAATGACTTTGTTCTCATCACGGGACAATTTATTAAAGATAGGATAAAAGTGATTCTTATAAATCAAACATATGGATTTTAA
- the argS gene encoding arginine--tRNA ligase, with protein sequence MKKLTELITVTVKAAFEKCGYSSEYGSVTLSDRPDLCQFQCNGALSAAKKYKKPPLTIATEIVNSLKEHQDFKDVTCVMPGFINITLNDSFIIDFLNTMMESKKFGCEEIGENKTIIVDYGGPNVAKPLHVGHLRTAVIGESIKRMGRFLGYNTLGDVHLGDWGLQIGLIIAELKRRSPDLIYFNIDYKGEYPEEAPFTITELEEIYPTASNYAKINAAFMEDSKQATLLFQNGHRGYVALWKHILNVSIKDLKKNYANLNVYFDLWKKESDAQPYIPKMIEYLKDNGFAYISDGALIVDVKDDRDTKEVPPCILVKSDGATLYSTTDLATIIERMELYKPDEIIYIVDKRQELHFEQVFRCAKKTKLVSPDTKLIFLGFGTMNGKDGKPFKTRYGGVMRLEHLIKEASDKVYKRIIENKGIREEEAEEISKKVGLAALKYSDLSNQISKDYMFDLDRFTSSEGNTGPYIIYTVVRIKSILNKFLSMDPEYKTGEISLQLLCSESEGSLMLKLTQFNEVVISSFTDYSPHKICQFIYDLSNEFNKFYHENKIISERDPQKQYSWVNLISLTKNVLITCLDLLGIEVPDRM encoded by the coding sequence ATGAAAAAATTAACAGAATTAATTACGGTTACAGTTAAGGCTGCATTTGAAAAATGCGGCTATTCTTCGGAATATGGGTCAGTTACGTTATCCGACAGGCCTGATTTATGTCAATTTCAATGTAACGGAGCCTTATCAGCTGCTAAAAAATATAAAAAGCCTCCTCTTACCATCGCAACTGAAATTGTAAACTCGCTAAAAGAACATCAAGACTTTAAAGACGTAACATGCGTTATGCCAGGATTTATTAATATAACTTTAAATGACAGTTTTATCATTGACTTTCTTAATACTATGATGGAGTCAAAAAAATTTGGCTGCGAAGAAATCGGGGAGAATAAAACCATTATTGTGGATTATGGCGGGCCTAATGTTGCAAAGCCCCTTCATGTAGGGCATTTAAGGACGGCGGTCATTGGAGAAAGCATCAAACGAATGGGAAGGTTTTTAGGGTATAATACGTTAGGGGATGTCCATTTAGGGGACTGGGGGTTACAAATAGGATTGATCATAGCAGAACTTAAAAGGCGAAGTCCTGATTTAATTTATTTTAATATAGATTATAAGGGTGAATATCCGGAAGAAGCTCCTTTTACTATAACCGAGCTTGAGGAGATTTATCCTACAGCAAGCAATTATGCCAAAATTAATGCTGCTTTTATGGAAGATTCAAAACAAGCAACCCTGTTGTTCCAAAATGGCCATAGGGGCTATGTGGCATTATGGAAGCATATTCTGAATGTGTCAATTAAAGATCTAAAAAAGAACTATGCCAATTTAAATGTTTATTTTGATTTATGGAAAAAAGAAAGCGATGCTCAGCCCTATATTCCTAAAATGATAGAGTATTTGAAGGACAATGGTTTTGCATATATAAGCGACGGGGCTCTCATAGTGGATGTAAAAGATGATAGGGATACAAAAGAGGTGCCTCCATGCATACTGGTAAAATCAGATGGGGCAACCTTATATAGCACAACCGATTTGGCAACCATTATAGAAAGAATGGAATTATACAAGCCGGATGAGATCATTTATATCGTTGATAAAAGACAGGAATTGCATTTTGAACAAGTTTTCAGATGTGCAAAAAAAACAAAACTCGTTTCGCCAGATACAAAGCTTATCTTCCTGGGTTTTGGAACAATGAACGGCAAAGACGGTAAACCTTTTAAAACCCGCTATGGAGGAGTAATGCGTCTGGAGCATCTTATTAAGGAGGCCAGTGACAAAGTTTATAAAAGAATCATCGAAAATAAAGGAATCCGGGAAGAAGAAGCAGAAGAAATTTCTAAAAAAGTAGGATTGGCGGCCCTTAAATACAGTGATTTATCCAATCAAATATCAAAAGATTATATGTTTGATTTGGATAGATTTACCTCCTCCGAAGGAAATACAGGGCCGTATATTATATATACGGTAGTCAGAATAAAGTCCATACTTAATAAATTTTTATCCATGGATCCTGAATATAAAACAGGGGAAATATCATTACAATTGCTTTGCAGTGAAAGTGAGGGCAGCTTAATGCTTAAACTTACTCAGTTCAATGAGGTCGTAATAAGCAGCTTTACGGACTATTCTCCCCATAAAATATGCCAATTTATTTATGATTTATCCAATGAATTCAATAAATTCTATCATGAAAATAAAATCATTTCAGAGCGGGACCCCCAGAAACAATATTCATGGGTAAATCTTATTAGTTTAACAAAAAATGTTTTAATTACATGTTTAGATTTATTAGGGATAGAAGTTCCCGATAGAATGTAG
- a CDS encoding DUF3788 domain-containing protein → MMYERLLDKNNPPAENFISELMGVKGYTLLLQFEDFLNHNYHISREMKFPFGNNYGWGYKYSHKSSHLCYAFFESGAFTITLQLGDNCAPQINQILPGLSQKVKELWQNRYPCGEQGGWIHYRVTDSDDLNDVLELVKVKGKPSSSQKRI, encoded by the coding sequence ATGATGTATGAACGTTTGCTTGATAAAAATAATCCTCCTGCAGAGAATTTTATAAGTGAGCTTATGGGGGTAAAAGGCTATACTTTACTGCTTCAGTTCGAAGATTTTTTAAACCATAATTACCATATATCCAGGGAAATGAAATTTCCCTTTGGAAATAATTATGGCTGGGGATATAAGTATAGTCATAAGTCAAGTCACCTTTGCTATGCATTTTTTGAATCCGGTGCATTTACCATAACGCTGCAACTTGGAGATAATTGTGCTCCTCAAATCAATCAAATTCTTCCGGGCCTGTCGCAAAAGGTAAAGGAATTGTGGCAAAACAGGTATCCTTGCGGCGAACAAGGCGGCTGGATTCATTACAGGGTTACGGATTCGGATGATCTGAATGACGTTTTAGAGCTGGTGAAGGTAAAAGGGAAGCCATCCTCAAGCCAGAAAAGAATATGA
- a CDS encoding DinB family protein, producing the protein MGVRTAVSIVSEWNLKQKHLKEIIRKAEKFGEAKELFLSMHGTVHFAEVSNAKEATVMDKFVNGLLERDYAIMPTDKDVTIAWNIWHITRIEDLTINVLVNQLEQVLNNDWLARLKVNVTDTGNAMTDDEIMDFSKYINIGQLLKYRTAVGVQTQKILSSLKYEDMKRKIEKKDTEKILNYGGILNKPDSIWLLDFWGKKDVAGIILMPITRHQIVHLNDCFYLKQAINKKKTFYRV; encoded by the coding sequence ATGGGAGTGAGAACAGCAGTGAGTATAGTATCCGAATGGAATTTGAAACAAAAACATTTGAAAGAAATAATAAGAAAGGCAGAAAAGTTCGGTGAAGCTAAGGAATTATTTCTTTCCATGCATGGAACGGTTCATTTTGCGGAAGTAAGCAACGCAAAAGAAGCAACGGTCATGGATAAGTTTGTGAACGGATTGCTGGAAAGAGATTATGCTATTATGCCGACAGATAAAGACGTTACTATTGCTTGGAATATTTGGCATATTACAAGAATCGAAGATTTAACTATTAATGTTTTAGTGAACCAATTGGAACAAGTGTTAAACAATGATTGGCTGGCACGGCTTAAAGTTAATGTTACTGACACAGGAAATGCAATGACAGATGACGAAATAATGGATTTCAGCAAATACATTAATATAGGGCAACTGTTAAAATATAGAACTGCTGTTGGAGTGCAAACGCAGAAAATCTTATCGTCTTTAAAATATGAGGATATGAAACGTAAGATTGAGAAAAAAGATACAGAGAAAATATTGAATTATGGTGGAATATTGAACAAGCCGGATTCTATTTGGTTACTGGATTTTTGGGGCAAAAAGGATGTAGCAGGCATTATTTTAATGCCAATTACAAGGCATCAAATAGTTCATTTAAATGATTGCTTTTATTTAAAACAGGCAATTAATAAGAAAAAAACATTTTACAGAGTTTGA
- a CDS encoding GNAT family N-acetyltransferase, with amino-acid sequence MEDENKLYDGELSFRPLTLETWQDFEQLFGKTGACGGCWCMWWRLRRKEFDKQKGEGNKSAMYRIVEKGIVPGIIAYINKLPVGWCSVAPRDEFSVLDRSRILKRVDDQPVWSIVCFFVAKQYRCRGITIQLIKAAIEYAKKNGALIVEGYPVQPKKSKMPDVFAFTGFMSAFEKAGFTEIVRRSDTRPIMRYLIKN; translated from the coding sequence ATGGAAGATGAAAATAAGCTGTATGATGGTGAATTATCATTTAGGCCATTGACTCTTGAAACATGGCAAGATTTTGAACAGCTCTTCGGCAAGACCGGAGCTTGCGGAGGTTGCTGGTGCATGTGGTGGAGATTACGCCGTAAGGAATTTGATAAGCAAAAGGGTGAAGGCAATAAGAGTGCCATGTACCGGATAGTAGAAAAAGGTATCGTTCCCGGGATTATAGCATATATAAACAAGCTTCCTGTCGGATGGTGTTCAGTGGCCCCACGGGATGAATTTTCGGTATTGGATAGATCCCGGATTCTAAAAAGAGTAGATGATCAGCCTGTCTGGTCAATAGTATGTTTTTTTGTGGCGAAACAATATAGATGCCGGGGAATTACCATTCAGCTAATAAAAGCTGCAATAGAATACGCAAAGAAGAATGGAGCATTAATTGTAGAGGGATATCCTGTTCAACCTAAAAAAAGTAAAATGCCTGATGTGTTTGCATTTACAGGGTTCATGTCGGCTTTTGAAAAGGCAGGTTTTACAGAAATAGTTCGCCGGTCGGATACAAGACCCATTATGCGGTATTTGATTAAAAATTAA